From a region of the Trichoderma atroviride chromosome 6, complete sequence genome:
- a CDS encoding uncharacterized protein (EggNog:ENOG41~TransMembrane:1 (i119-138o)) has product MDAQDATLNSAYHGQTHGITAAPTPNMAGTEKKLNAVTSEEDEIRQMTLNTANTSPKPAQSQSTGIVTKQPSMVQNMKPENYVVKPENLGESPDYIDCPYCKSRQKTEVRHQSTSQTSLAAAVCCLCCGILPVFIPFVCNWCSDLDHHCESCKKRVAHQPHEGKMEAVLPPVSAATTGADSRYQLSQYADMSKQSQQKLEPTMA; this is encoded by the exons ATGGACGCCCAAGATGCTACTCTCAACTCTGCCTATCATGGTCAAACCCATGGAATTACGGCAGCCCCGACACCGAACATGGCaggaacagaaaagaagTTGAATGCTGTTACATCAGAAGAGGACGAGATCCGCCAGATGACGCTAAACACAGCAAATACTTCCCCTAAACCTGCGCAATCGCAAAGCACAGGAATTGTAACCAAGCAACCGAGCATGGTGCAAAACATGAAGCCAGAGAACTATGTAGTCAAACCGGAGAATCTGGGGGAGTCTCCTGATTATATTGATTGCCCTTACTGCAAATCACGCCAGAAAACTGAAGTTCGCCACCAATCTACCAGCCAGACATC GCTTGCGGCTGCTGTCTGCTGCCTCTGTTGTGGCATACTCCCTGTATTTATACCGTTTGTGTGCAATTGGTGCTCTGATCTGGACCACCACTGCGAAAGTTGCAAGAAGCGTGTTGCGCACCAACCACACgaggggaagatggaggccgTATTGCCGCCAGTCTCTGCTGCGACAACCGGAGCAGACTCTAGATATCAGCTAAGTCAGTACGCCGATATGAGCAAGCAGTCGCAGCAGAAATTGGAACCCACAATGGCCTAA
- a CDS encoding uncharacterized protein (EggNog:ENOG41), with amino-acid sequence MIPSTALVNSLPRNILGKKHTRVGKPKSRAGCIPCKLRHRKCNEQKPICSQCKKSARDCHYDVPKEKQHGGITPHKRSILPRQAALDAVTAGALHFRPRVSYLEADEALYFDMFRAQMLQDFSYTPCTKFWNRVIPRESMGDECVRWSVLSIGALMLSLRSPNPEPTVKLLEGRGSSAHQVAIAYHDKATTTLHMRMRQEFHTISRRNVLINMFLLFLFELLIGNTKGADRLLTSSVELLKQKHDQLANEINSQSHEQGVHTYVAPSNDEGLDQAERILPRFQIFLSLNSPFFPMQKACWSRLQSRPISGGVPGADTDMHEFGAMWNSFITRAVIFVVKAMQMHQFGNHTGDFELHFAHRAIFLERLQDWESAILLKLETEKTPIVCQFLNTFYMGQKAVFILMSCCFDATEMAYDQFNSKFREIASTACSLGGTLKQFSHLETALDIYTLPILNFVSQKCRDKAIRSDALDSFEKMTSSSFNWDTKASLLARRRLMALEEQSRDTTGQIPASGRYRWTSASWNTDYSSLSIVFTPVTSDYDGIQKEKRCRILRSDLEM; translated from the exons ATGATTCCCTCTACAGCGCTCGTCAACTCGCTGCCGCGCAATATCCTTGGTAAGAAGCATACGCGCGTGGGTAAGCCCAAGAGCCGTGCTGGCTGCATACCG TGTAAACTCAGGCACCGGAAATGCAACGAGCAGAAGCCGATATGCAGTCAATGCAAGAAGTCTGCGCGAGATTGCCACTATGATGTgcccaaagagaagcagcaTGGTGGCATCACGCCCCACAAGAGATCAATTCTTCCGAGACAGGCGGCACTTGATGCAGTTACCGCAGGAGCTCTCCATTTTCGCCCAAGGGTGAGCTATCTAGAAGCCGACGAGGCTCTTTACTTTGACATGTTTAGAGCCCAGATGCTCCAGGACTTTTCATACACTCCATGCACCAAGTTCTGGAACCGTGTCATTCCCAGAGAATCCATGGGAGACGAGTGTGTGCGGTGGTCTGTTTTGAGTATCGGGGCTTTGATGCTGTCGTTGCGCTCTCCAAACCCCGAGCCAACAgtgaagctgctcgagggGCGTGGTAGCAGTGCACATCAGGTTGCTATAGCATACCATGACAAAGCCACCACCACTCTCCATATGAGGATGCGACAGGAGTTTCACACCATTTCACGCAGGAACGTGCTAATCAACATGTTTTTGCTATTTCTCTTTGAGCTTTTGATCGGAAACACCAAAGGCGCGGATCGGTTGCTGACAAGCAGCGTCGAACTATTAAAACAGAAACATGACCAACTCGCAAATGAGATAAACTCGCAATCCCATGAACAGGGAGTTCACACTTATGTTGCGCCTTCTAATGACGAGGGGCTGGATCAAGCTGAACGAATTTTACCCCGATTCCAAATATTCCTCAGTCTGAACTCGCCATTTTTCCCAATGCAGAAAGCCTGCTGGTCCAGATTGCAATCACGGCCAATCTCTGGTGGCGTTCCAGGGGCTGATACCGATATGCATGAATTTGGAGCCATGTGGAATAGCTTCATCACGCGGGCAGTCATATTCGTTGTCAAGGCCATGCAAATGCATCAATTTGGTAACCATACAGGTGATTTCGAGCTCCACTTCGCCCATCGGGCCATCTTCCTTGAACGACTTCAGGACTGGGAATCAGCTATTCTGCTGAAACTGGAGACGGAGAAAACCCCCATCGTATGCCAGTTCTTAAACACGTTCTATATGGGTCAAAAGGCTGTATTTATCCTTATGAGCTGTTGTTTCGATGCAACAGAAATGGCATACGATCAGTTCAACTCTAAATTTCGGGAGATTGCCTCTACGGCCTGCTCTCTCGGAGGGACATTGAAGCAATTTTCGCACCTCGAAACTGCGCTGGACATTTATACCCTTCCGATCTTGAACTTTGTGTCACAAAAATGCAGAGATAAAGCCATCCGCTCTGACGCATTAGACAGCTTCGAGAAGATGACGTCGTCCTCATTTAATTGGGATACCAAGGCTAGTTTACTGGCGAGGCGCCGGCTTATGGCTTTGGAGGAGCAGAGTCGAGATACTACAGGCCAAATTCCAGCGAGCGGTCGATATCGGTGGACTAGTGCATCATGGAATACCGATTATTCGAGTCTGAGCATTGTGTTTACTCCTGTCACCTCTGACTACGATGGAATACAGAAAGAGAAGCGATGCAGAATACTTCGCTCAGACTTGGAAATGTAA
- a CDS encoding uncharacterized protein (EggNog:ENOG41), translating into MNSSETMQCTLSSHSSDAAKRHIAPDDDVDSHAISKRMCLHPEYTQEEASLPSGKQQKCSSDLVFSINLPAVTTEDANTIQFEDPMDTSGDEMPYSFHEESISITPDCCGSTSATPAAMLATNDGAEPDTCFGAIIATATSSLQYDEGATQVPVTLTAGDTKIIVTSEYDQKYVGIINNTILTRVLREFTLKADAKLIVPEALKKIFSKSSKKLATIVYSPTNYDIRIVLCGFSTDQIAIGNILGDSGFYFQHPSPLEYDSRMQYCNPHYLLRPGTQMPALEAVVEIQGDRRMEQKLLDESTKGRFMKLFDEAGNTDMKATTEPSSRLKSRMKEHQVSALTWMMGVEAGTIRYGFPSLWEPSSVTSTKKYRHKITGSLVVRPELVPGGVLADEMGLGKTLSMLALICSSLDDMECQNSESGEMLPKQSWTTLIVTPKTAIHTWQRQCASHIHHGKIKTAVYLGPGRKRLRDELQSSDIIFTTYETMRRDWVEKGPLFTHSWHRVVLDEAHHIRTRNTQTFEAACEIQAWRRWCLTGTPIHNSIDDFAALLSFVHVPLFMNKKIFDFWITTQIKGKSSYGLVTNRTLDN; encoded by the exons ATGAATTCGAGCGAGACGATGCAGTGCACACTGAGTTCGCATAGCTCTGACGCAGCGAAGCGCCATATTGCTCCGGACGACGATGTTGATAGTCATGCGATATCCAAGAGGATGTGCCTACATCCTGAGTATACGCAGGAAGAAGCATCGTTACCATCCGGAAAGCAACAAAAATGCTCTAGCGATTTAGTTTTCAGCATAAACCTTCCGGCTGTAACAACTGAAGACGCCAACACGATCCAATTTGAAGATCCAATGGACACAAGTGGAGACGAAATGCCTTATTCTTTCCATGAAGAGTCAATCTCAA TTACTCCAGATTGTTGCGGCAGCACGTCGGCTACCCCGGCCGCTATGTTGGCAACAAACGATGGAGCTGAGCCTGACACTTGCTTTGGCGCT ATCAttgcaacagcaacatcttctcttcaataCGATGAAGGCGCAACACAGGTTCCTGTAACTCTCACAGCTGGGGATACAAAAATCATTGTCACGTCGGAATATGATCAAAAATACGTGGGAATTATCAACAACACCATACTAACCAGGGTACTTCGGGAATTCACTCTCAAGGCCGATGCCAAACTGATAGTACCGGAAGCTTTGAAAAAGATATTTTCAAAGAGCTCAAAGAAATTGGCTACCATTGTTTACTCACCCACAAATTACGACATTCGAATCGTCTTATGTGGATTTTCCACTGACCAAATCGCTATTGGAAATATTCTTGGAGATTCTGGCTTTTATTTTCAACATCCGTCACCATTGGAATATGATAGCAGGATGCAGTATTGCAACCCTCACtatcttcttcgtccaggGACCCAAATGCCAGCACTGGAGGCAGTCGTAGAAATACAGGGCGACAGAAGAATGGAGCAAAAGTTGCTTGATGAATCAACAAAAGGGCGGTTTATGAAACTctttgatgaagctggcaATACCGATATGAAAGCAACTACAGAGCCTAGTAGTCGCCTCAAATCGAGGATGAAAGA ACATCAGGTTTCAGCACTCACATGGATGATGGGCGTTGAAGCTGGGACTATAAGATATGGATTCCCCTCACTGTGGGAACCATCATCAGTTACAAGCACAAAGAA GTATCGGCATAAAATTACGGGAAGTCTAGTAGTTCGCCCAGAACTCGTGCCTGGTGGCGTTTTAGCAGAT GAGATGGGGCTGGGCAAAACCCTTAGCATGTTGGCTTTAATATGCTCATCTTTGGACGACATGGAGTGCCAGAATTCTGAAAGCGGAGAGATGCTACCCAAACAATCCTGGACAACGCTCATCGTCACGCCAAAGACAG CCATACATACCTGGCAAAGACAGTGCGCAAG TCACATTCATCACGGAAAGATAAAAACTGCAGTATATCTTGGCCCAGGACGAAAAAGGTTGCGCGACGAACTCCAAAGCTCAGATATAATTTTCACCACTTACGAAACGATGAGGCGAGATTGGGTAGAGAAAGGTCCTTTATTTACCCATTCATGGCATCGTGTTGTTCTTGATGAAG CACACCATATCAGGACTAGGAACACGCAAACCTTTGAAGCTGCATGCGAGATCCAGGCTTGGCGCCGATGGTGCTTAACCGGGACACCGATCCATAATTCTATTGACGATTTTGCAGCACTTTTGAGCTTTGTTCATGTGCCGTTGTTTATGAATAAGAAGATATTTGACTTTTGGATAACAACGCAAATTAAAGGAAAAAGCTCATACGGTCTTGTGACAAACCGTACACTAGATAattag
- a CDS encoding uncharacterized protein (EggNog:ENOG41): MSPPNEQDGDTFAQQILDELAHTTYACSDLTKLSGGTANFLYRGTLLKPLEGDADDTKAAQTVVIKHSTDYVAVNRNFPLDVTRCIFEESMLHALDGVSHTIITHSGLAVATTPRLYMFNRDTYTQVHEDFLGATDLTTVLLSANVDQILPESSRQSVGYAMGSWLRFFHKWASEPAQVALRERVGPNKGMRQLKCLITYDSFIEILERHPETIEGHREILEAVRTTMKHEFEQPPTDRDETRGLIHGDFWAGNVLLLGSSWQEAQQSTQDPHKLFIIDWENAQFGHRAVDIGGMLADLYERKHFRNVDGSIPIIQGFIEGYGPLSEELAFSAAIHAGVHLICWYYRRNRNDPLPFPLPKVLAALTLGRDFILKGWAKDKKWFEGSVLAPLFSENQKSR, from the exons ATGTCACCGCCAAACGAACAAGATGGGGATACCTTCGCTCAGCAGATCCTTGATGAGCTAGCGCATACGACCTATGCTTGCTCGGATTTGACGAAACTAAGCGGCGGAACAGCCAATTTCCTGTATCGCGGCACTCTTCTCAAGCCACTCGAAGGAGATGCAGACGACACAAAAGCAGCTCAAACTGTCGTCATTAAACACTCGACGGATTATGTTGCTGTCAACCGTAACTTTCCTCTCGATGTCACACGCTGTATCTTTGAAGAGTCTATGCTCCATGCTTTAGATGGAGTCAGCCACACCATCATTACTCATAGCGGCCTAGCAGTGGCTACGACACCGCGGCTCTACATGTTTAATCGAGACACATACACTCAGGTTCATGAAGACTTTCTTGGTGCTACCGATCTTACCACCGTTTTGCTATCCGCCAATGTCGATCAGATACTGCCCGAATCTAGCCGCCAATCCGTTGGCTATGCCATGGGTTCTTGGCTGCGCTTCTTTCACAAATGGGCTTCAGAGCCAGCCCAGGTTGCGCTTCGAGAAAGAGTAGGGCCTAACAAGGGCATGCGTCAACTGAAATGTCTTATCACCTATGATAGCTTCATCGAGATTCTCGAACGCCACCCTGAGACTATAGAAGGCCATAGAGAGATCTTAGAAGCTGTCAGAACTACCATGAAACATGAGTTTGAGCAACCGCCAACAGATAGGGACGAGACCCGTGGGCTCATTCACGGAGACTTTTGGGCTGGCAA TGTTCTACTCCTAGGTAGCTCGTGGCAGGAGGCCCAACAGTCTACCCAAGATCCTCATaaactcttcatcatcgactGGGAGAATGCTCAGTTTGGTCATCGCGCTGTGGATATTGGTGGCATGCTGGCCGACCTCTACGAGCGCAAACACTTTAGAAACGTCGACGGTAGTATTCCCATTATACAGGGATTCATAGAGGGCTATGGTCCGCTGAGTGAGGAACTGGCATTTAGCGCTGCCATTCATGCTGGTGTGCATCTCATTTGCTGGTATTACCGACGAAACCGTAACGATCCTTTGCCATTCCCTTTGCCCAAGGTCCTGGCTGCCTTGACCTTGGGGAGAGATTTCATTCTCAAAGGGTGGGCTAAAGACAAGAAATGGTTTGAGGGTTCCGTCTTGGCGCCTCTATTTTCGGAAAATCAAAAGTCCAGATAG
- a CDS encoding uncharacterized protein (EggNog:ENOG41) gives MNLLNVKTLRLEKCRDGTPYAILSHRWVDGQEFLYEHITSDMTETQRNDHPGYAKVAGACKQARLDGHGYIWIDTCCIDKFSSSELNEAINSMFNYYKEAQVCYAYLAGLSHTIDPYIADEFATHEWFSRGWTLQELIAPTEVLFFTDGEKREVNGDSDDCSDDGLENEPVQNEFKSNWVCLGRKSSMCERLSSITGIDSGILSHTRDMRSISVAKRMSWASKRITTRIEDRAYCLLGLFDISMPMLYGEGEKSFIRLQEEIMKESNDESLFLWTDDSADPNAIAGLLARSPDQFKASSHFFPYYDWEPRAPFFKTNQGLQITLPLRRVEDDIYVASLNCCQPMKTDGFAGLCLKRMTNFTDSNRSGYHDQYARIKTDKILSIDSAADRGNVQTFYVRQSTALPPSLHVYPEHIVQLRHGPALDQGYRLLGTMGRQTSNALSMTSSWDWVPAGIRVAFQVPKDANCLAAVIVFARMDDTKLTVLLGSSADPGQVASHILDGCDEKRPFGEWESFFRPQPPGNVSYLQDEHVWTNIVSRVVDARKYFVVDIVIERIPSIFDEIVDVLEETPLREALTVVDRFARIDTATSESPLVEKLPPKSSRFKGILGRRNASK, from the exons ATGAATTTATTAAATGTCAAAACTCTACGCCTCGAGAAGTGCAGAGATGGCACGCCCTATGCGATATTGTCCCACCGATGGGTTGATGGACAGGAGTTTCTCTACGAGCATATCACAAGCGATATGACTGAAACTCAAAGAAACGATCACCCGGGCTACGCTAAAGTCGCCGGCGCATGTAAACAGGCACGGCTGGACGGTCATGGCTACATCTGGATCGACACCTGTTGCATCGACAAGTTTTCCAGTTCTGAACTCAACGAAGCCATCAACTCAATGTTCAA CTATTACAAGGAAGCCCAGGTCTGCTACGCTTATCTCGCGGGTTTGTCTCATACAATAGACCCTTACATAGCAGATGAATTCGCCACCCATGAATGGTTTTCCCGCGGATGGACGCTTCAAGAGCTCATTGCACCAACAGAggtgctcttcttcaccgaCGGTGAAAAAAGGGAGGTAAATGGCGATTCAGATGATTGCTCGGATGACGGGCTGGAAAATGAGCCTGTACAAAATGAATTCAAAAGCAACTGGGTATGCCTTGGGCGAAAATCCAGCATGTGCGAGAGGCTTTCTTCCATCACTGGCATAGACAGCGGTATTCTCTCTCATACTCGCGACATGCGATCAATCAGTGTGGCTAAGCGCATGTCATGGGCATCCAAACGAATAACCACGAGAATTGAAGACCGCGCATATTGTTTGTTGGGGCTTTTTGACATCAGCATGCCAATGTTATATGGAGAAGGCGAGAAATCGTTTATTCGACTACAAGAAGAAATCATGAAAGAGTCAAACGACGAATCTCTCTTCCTATGGACAGACGATAGTGCAGACCCAAATGCAATTGCAGGCCTTCTTGCTCGATCTCCAGATCAGTTCAAAGCATCGAGTCACTTTTTCCCGTACTACGACTGGGAGCCACGAGCACCATTTTTCAAGACGAATCAGGGACTTCAGATCACGCTCCCTCTACGTCGGGTAGAAGATGACATTTACGTTGCCTCTCTAAACTGCTGTCAGCCAATGAAGACGGACGGTTTTGCCGGATTGTGTCTGAAGAGAATGACCAACTTCACCGATTCCAATCGATCGGGATACCACGACCAGTATGCGCGCATCAAAACCGACAAAATCTTATCCATCGATAGCGCGGCGGATCGGGGAAATGTTCAAACATTTTATGTTCGTCAGTCGACAGCTTTGCCGCCTTCGCTCCATGTGTACCCAGAACACATTGTGCAGCTTCGCCATGGACCTGCTCTGGATCAAGGCTACAGACTCTTGGGAACCATGGGACGGCAGACATCCAACGCGTTGAGTATGACTTCTTCGTGGGACTGGGTTCCCGCAGGTATCCGAGTAGCTTTCCAAGTCCCCAAAGACGCAAACTGCTTGGCGGCAGTCATTGTCTTCGCACGCATGGATGATACAAAGTTGACTGTACTGTTGGGCTCATCTGCGGACCCGGGACAAGTTGCTTCTCATATACTCGATGGATGTGATGAGAAGAGGCCATTCGGTGAATGGGAAAGCTTCTTTCGGCCACAACCACCGGGGAACGTCAGTTATTTACAAGACGAGCATGTCTGGACGAACATTGTCTCAAGGGTTGTTGATGCACGCAAATATTTCGTCGTGGATATTGTTATTGAGAGGATTCCGTCCATTTTTGACGAGATAGTAGATGTACTTGAAGAAACACCACTGCGAGAGGCCTTGACTGTCGTTGATAGATTTGCCAGGATAGACACAGCTACTTCAGAGTCACCCCTGGTAGAAAAGCTTCCGCCCAAGTCTAGTAGATTTAAAGGTATCCTAGGTCGTCGAAATGCTTCCAAATAG
- a CDS encoding uncharacterized protein (EggNog:ENOG41), translating into MSSTPRIVKAAVVQAEPVWFDLKATVAKTCSLIKEAASNGAHIIAFPEAFVPGYPVWIWVRAMDFDMNIRYAENSLSINSEEMKQLQSCAAENNIVVCIGHAERKGNSLYIGQCTIDNTGELVMSRRKLKPVHMERTLFGDGDGPSLNNVATTGVGRVGQLSCADHFNPLIVYNTYSQGEEIHCSAWPPVAPHPGGPAPYSMADEAVAAFSSVYSMQAQCFTLHSTSVISQPSIDKLGVDGTPLFNRPGGGNARIYGPDGRLLTTDLPPSEEGIVYADLDMSLIAKEKGFLDNCGHAGRPELLWDVDGTKGFTEAFGDDFSCRSLSSFSNLDSIQVNGGDDNIVNIIYHFSNSHSYNAQCTGEGVDFCQAGNIGELIPGGLLNCPLPAEAISINSCDECYGDVIKGCKPS; encoded by the exons ATGTCTTCAACACCCAGGATTGTGAAAGCGGCAGTAGTCCAAGCAGAGCCTGTGTGGTTTGACCTAAAGGCTACTGTCGCAAAGACATGCAGTCTAATCAAGGAAGCAGCCTCAAACGGCGCTCACATTATTGCATTTCCTGAAGCATTTGTTCCAGGATATCCAGTATGGATCTG GGTACGCGCCATGGACTTCGACATGAACATTCGCTACGCTGAGAACTCCCTCTCTATTAACTCggaagagatgaagcagctgcagtCCTGTGCAGCTGAAAACAACATTGTTGTGTGTATCGGTCATGCTGAGCGCAAAGGCAACTCTTTATACATTGGCCAGTGTACTATTGACAATACCGGCGAGCTGGTAATGTCAAGGCGAAAACTCAAACCTGTCCATATGGAGCGCACGTTGTTCGGAGACGGAGACGGCCCTTCTCTTAACAATGTTGCGACAACTGGCGTTGGAAGAGTTGGGCAGCTTTCTTGCGCT gaCCACTTTAACCCACTGATCGTATACAATACGTATTCTCAGGGCGAAGAAATTCACTGCTCTGCCTGGCCGCCTGTCGCACCTCATCCAGGAGGGCCGGCTCCATACTCAATGGCAGATGAGG CTGTTGCGGCTTTCTCAAGCGTATATTCGATGCAGGCTCAATGCTTTACTCTCCACTCCACTTCTGTAATTTCACAGCCATCTATTGATAAGCTGGGTGTTGATGGAACGCCTCTGTTCAATCGTCCTGGAGGTGGTAATGCCCGGATCTACGGCCCCGATGGGCGTCTCTTGACAACTGACTTACCACCGTCTGAAGAAGGTATCGTATATGCCGACTTGGATATGAGCCTAATCGCAAAGGAGAAGGGTTTCTTGGATAATTGCGGCCACGCCGGCAGGCCGGAACTGTTGTGG GATGTCGATGGCACCAAGGGCTTCACTGAGGCTTTTGGAGACGATTTCTCCTGTAGGTCACTGTCGAGCTTCAGCAATCTCGACAGCATTCAAGTAAACGGAGGTGATGACAACATTGTAAACATCATCTACCACTTCAGCAATAGCCACAGCTACAATGCTCAATGCACTGGAGAAGGTGTTGACTTCTGCCAGGCAGGCAACATTGGAGAACTCATCCCTGGAGGCTTGTTGAACTGCCCGCTTCCGGCtgaagccatctccatcaactcTTGCGACGAATGCTACGGCGATGTCATCAAGGGCTGTAAGCCTTCATAG